A region from the Borrelia coriaceae genome encodes:
- a CDS encoding Vsp/OspC family lipoprotein, whose product MKINIKNINIKSICAILFISLFFSCNNSGPELREGQAAMADGRVIDLTKVSKKIRDAIDFAAGVKEVNTLVKSIDELAKAIGSKIKNSDTLDTSNNNHNGSLIAGAFQVVLAIEFKLKELEKATETPDSIKAKVISAKDASRAFIEQIKKQHTNLGQEGATDVHAKSAILLTDGTKDQGVAELVKLNSAMAELLAATKKELETVMMELKEPSRTTSTQND is encoded by the coding sequence ATGAAAATAAATATTAAAAATATAAATATAAAAAGTATATGTGCAATTTTATTTATCTCTCTATTCTTTTCTTGTAATAATTCAGGACCAGAGCTTAGAGAGGGGCAAGCAGCTATGGCTGATGGGAGAGTAATTGATTTAACAAAAGTAAGTAAAAAGATAAGAGATGCTATTGACTTTGCAGCGGGTGTTAAAGAAGTTAATACTTTAGTTAAGTCAATAGATGAGTTAGCTAAAGCTATTGGTTCTAAAATTAAAAACTCAGATACTCTTGATACTAGTAATAATAATCACAATGGGTCGTTAATTGCAGGGGCATTTCAAGTGGTATTGGCTATAGAGTTTAAATTGAAAGAATTAGAGAAAGCAACTGAAACTCCTGATTCGATTAAGGCAAAGGTTATTAGTGCTAAAGATGCAAGTCGAGCATTCATAGAGCAAATTAAAAAACAACATACTAATCTTGGTCAAGAAGGAGCGACTGATGTGCATGCAAAGAGTGCTATACTTTTAACTGATGGTACTAAGGATCAAGGAGTTGCGGAACTTGTTAAGTTAAATTCAGCGATGGCGGAGCTGTTAGCTGCTACTAAAAAAGAATTAGAAACTGTAATGATGGAACTTAAAGAGCCTTCTAGAACTACTTCTACTCAAAATGACTGA
- a CDS encoding variable large family protein: MKINIKNIKVRSICATLFISLFLACNNGIEELEKQRDSILSISNLRQGFLDVFTSFSDMVTDTLGINVDTKKEDIGKYFTNIETTMKKVKEKLNTLVAENGNYEKVKAVVDKFVADTLDKIAEGAKEAAKGAVGSDAIGSATAGQDAVPGEVASVNSLVKGIKTIVEVVLKKSEGDAGANKTKTSEQQTIGKLFAQGSGGSDGTEAEAAAANASIGAVTGADILQAILKSGDVSTNKQLNTVTSAAEIAVAQNSGTKTLSAVTKDAIIAAGIALRAMAKNGKFTAKNTEEKSAHAVNGAAVSAVNKTLSTLVIAIKNTVDSGLKAISEALAAVKQGDMSSETSESGATR, encoded by the coding sequence ATGAAAATAAATATTAAAAATATTAAAGTAAGAAGTATTTGTGCAACATTATTTATCTCTTTATTCCTTGCTTGTAATAATGGAATAGAAGAACTTGAGAAACAAAGGGATTCTATACTCTCTATATCTAATTTAAGACAAGGTTTCTTAGATGTTTTTACTTCCTTTTCTGATATGGTGACTGACACTTTGGGTATTAATGTTGATACTAAAAAAGAAGATATAGGAAAGTATTTCACTAATATTGAGACAACTATGAAGAAAGTTAAGGAAAAATTAAATACTTTGGTGGCAGAAAATGGTAATTATGAAAAAGTTAAAGCAGTTGTTGATAAATTTGTTGCCGATACATTAGATAAGATTGCAGAAGGTGCTAAGGAAGCAGCAAAAGGGGCTGTAGGCAGTGATGCTATTGGTAGCGCTACTGCTGGTCAGGATGCTGTGCCTGGGGAAGTGGCAAGTGTTAATTCACTTGTTAAAGGAATTAAAACAATAGTTGAGGTAGTTTTAAAGAAGAGTGAAGGAGATGCAGGGGCTAATAAGACTAAAACTTCAGAACAACAAACAATTGGTAAGTTGTTTGCTCAAGGTAGTGGTGGTAGTGATGGAACAGAAGCAGAGGCAGCAGCAGCAAATGCATCTATTGGAGCAGTAACTGGTGCTGACATATTGCAAGCTATATTAAAGTCAGGAGATGTTAGTACTAATAAACAGCTCAATACAGTAACCAGTGCGGCAGAGATTGCAGTTGCTCAAAATTCTGGTACTAAAACCCTTAGCGCTGTAACAAAGGATGCTATTATTGCGGCAGGGATAGCATTAAGGGCGATGGCAAAAAATGGTAAATTCACAGCCAAAAATACTGAAGAAAAATCTGCTCATGCAGTAAATGGTGCAGCTGTAAGTGCAGTAAACAAGACATTAAGTACTCTTGTAATTGCAATAAAAAATACTGTTGATAGTGGTTTAA